CTGGCGGTGCTGCGGGATCGGCGGGTGTGGTCCGCCGTCACGATGACCGTTTTCGCCAGCGCGGGTGCTTTCGCGGCCTACACCTTTATCGCGCCATTACTCACTGAGGTCGGTGGTTTCGGGCCGGTTGCGCTCACCACGCTGTTGTTCGTGTTCGGCGGCGGGTCGATTGTCGGCAATCTCGTCGGCGGTCGTCTCGTCGACCGGGCGGTGCTGCCGGCCCTGGTGTCGACGGTGGCGGCGCTGACGCTGTCCCTGCTGTTCCTGGCGGTGGTGGCGCCGGTGCGCCCGCTGGCGGCGGTGGCGGTGCTGCTGTTCGGGGCCAGCTATTTCTCGATCATTCCGGCCCTGCAGGCCCGCATCATGACGGCTGCGGGCGCGCGGGCGCCGACCTTGGCGCTCGCCGTGAACATCTCCGCCTTCAATATCGGAATCGGAGGCGGGGCGTGGCTCGGGGGTCGGGTGATCGACGCCGGGCTCGGCTACCGGGCGGTGGTTCTGGTGGGCGCCGCGGCGGTGGTGGTCAGTGTGCTGGTCGCTATCCGGGAATTGATCGTGGCGCGAGCGCGGGATACGTCGACCGTCAGTCGGGAACACCAGCTCGTTTAACGTTCCTCGTTGATCTGTTTAACCTGGTTGTAGCCTTCGGTGGGAAAGCTTGGGTGGGTCTGCTGCGGTGGGCTTGCCCAAGCTTTCCCGTGCATCTTGGATGTGATCTGCGAAAAGCTGTGAGGCAATGCACAGGGTGTTGTTAAGCGCATCGTGGCATGTCAATATTAGCTAGCTCGCCCGAACGTAGAGGCCAGTCCCGTTCGGGTTCGAGGTTCTGACTGTTCTGTCAGTCAATCGAGACCGGGGGTGAATCATGTCAATCAACTTGGCGGACCGGGGGGTCGTACGGTCCGAAAACGGGCTCTACGTCTACAGCGAGCAGGTGGACTCCTGGGTGGTCCGGACGCAGAAGCCGGTCAGCTACGAGATCCGGTTCGTGGACGACGTGCTCGACCCGCGTCACCGGGACCTCATCGACTTCGGCGGCCGGACCGAGGGTCGGCAACGTCGGTTCGTGGTGGTGGACAGCAAGGTCGACCTGCTGCACGGGGACCGGATCCGCGAGTACTTCGACCAGCACGGCGCCGAGTGCGCGCTGTCGGTCGTGCCGGCCGACGAGACGGTCAAGGACTTCGAGACCGCCGCCCGGATCGTGCGGGAGATCGACGCCTTCGGCATCAACCGGCGGACCGAGCCCATCATCGTCTTCGGCGGCGGCGTGCTGATGGACATCGTCGGCCTGGTGGGCAGCCTCTACCGGCGGGGCACCCCGTTCGTCCGGGTCCCCACCACGCTGATCGGCCTGGTCGACGCCGGTGTCGGCGCGAAGACCGGGGTGAACTTCAACGGCCACAAGAACCGGCTGGGCACCTACTTCCCGGCCGACCTGACCCTGCTGGACCGGTCGTTCCTCGGCACGGTGGACCGCCGGCACATCGGCAACGGCCTCGCCGAGATCCTGAAGATCGCCCTGATCAAGGACGTGCGGCTGTTCGAGCTGCTCGAGGAGCACGGCGCCGACCTGCTGGCCAACAAGTTCCAGGGCGTCAACCGCGCCGGCGACATCGTGCTGCGCCGCGCCATCCACGGGATGCTGGAGGAGCTCCAGCCCAACCTGTGGGAGGCCACCCTGGAGCGGTGTGTCGACTACGGACACACCTTCAGCCCGACCGTCGAGATGCACGCCCTCCCCGCGCTGCTGCACGGCGAGGCGGTCTGCGTGGACATGGCGCTCACCACCGTCATGGCCACCCGGCGCGGCCTGATGACCGAGGCGGAACGCGACCGGGTCTTCGAGGTCATGCGTCGGCTGGAGCTGCCGAGCTGGGACCCACGCCTCTGCCCGGACCTGCTGATGAAGGCGTTGCAGGACACCGTCCGGCACCGCGACGGCATGCAGCGGCTGCCGCTGCCGGTGGGCATCGGCGGCGTCACGTTCGTCAACGACGTCACCGCCGAGGAGATCGCCGCGGCGGTCGAGGCGCAGCGCGCGATCGGCGTCGCCCGTCATGTCTGACCAGATCGTCGTCACGGACGTCGAAGGCGTCACCGACATCTTCGGCGTCCACGGCGCCACCGGCATGAGCCACTGGAAGTGCCTGGCCAGCCGCCGCCACCTGCGCGGCGACTGGGAGGCGGTGGAGCTGGCCCGGGTGCCGCCGGGCGGGTTGTCCGGCGAGCACCGGCACACCCGGACCGAGGAGATCTACTACGTGGTGGCGGGCGAGGGCGAGATGTCGCTCGACGGCGTCGGTCACCGCGTCGCCGCCGGATCGGTGGTGCTGACCGGCCTGGGCACCATCCACGGTCTGCGCAACACCGGCGCCACCGACCTGGACTGGATCACCGTCGAGGTGCGGGTCCCGCACCCCGTGAGCCCCCTGGAGGAGAAGGTGAACGCACACATCCACGACCTGAGGGCGGCGGGTGAGCTGGACACCACCGCGTTCTTCACCGGGCCGCTGCGCCGGGTCGCGGTGCGGACGATGGCCGCCGACACCGAGCTCCCGCTGCACGCCGTCGGCGTGGAGCACGCGATCTTCGTGCTCGCCGGCTCGGGCAAGGCCGAGACCGTCGAGCTGCGCCCCGGGGTCGCGGTGACCCTGCCGCTGGGCACCGGCGCGCAGGTCTCCGCCGGCCCGGACGGGCTGGAGTTCTTCCACGTGGAGCTGACCGTGCCCCGGTCGAGGAGCCAGCGGTGATCGTCAACCACCACGACGTCCCGGGCCGGGTGGGCGACTCCGAGACCTGGCGCTGCCTGGCCCGGCGCGGGATGCTGCACAGCGAGACCGAGTCGTTCGACCAGCTCCGGCTGGGCCCCGGCACGGAGCTGGTGCACGACCCCGCCGACGCGGTCGAGGAGCTGCTGTACGTGGTCTCCGGCTCCGGCCGGGCCGACGACCGCGCGCTGGCCCCGGGCGCCGTCGTGCTCGCCCCGCACGACCGTCGGGTCGTCCTCACCGCCGCCCCCGACGACGGACTCGAACTGCTCGTGGTGCGGACTATGCCGGCCGAGGTCAGCGGCGCGTTGCCGGCCCGGGTGCCGCAACTGCCCGACTGGCCGGTCGGCACGATGCGGGCGGCGGCGATCCTGGGGCGGCACGAGGTGTCCGTGGTCGACGCCCCGATCCCGGCCACCCGGCCGGGGCAGGTGCTCGTCGCGCCGCTCGTGGTCGGGCTCTGCGGCACGGACCTGGAGCTGCTGCACGGCACGGCCACCTACGTCCGCGACGGCCGTACGACGCTGCCGCACGTGTTCGGCCACGAGTGGGTCGGCCGGGTGGTGGCGGTGGCGGACGGCGCGAACCCGAGGATCAAGCTGGGTGACCGGGTGGTCGGGCACACCATGCTGCCGTGCGGGCGGTGCCGCTCCTGCCAGCGTGGCGTACGCAACGGCTGCGCGTCGCTGCGGGAGGTCGGCCTCTACGGCCAGCAGGGCGCGGCGGCCGAGTACGTCAGCATGCCGGCCCACGAGCTCACCCTGGTCCCGCACGAGGTCGACGACCGGGCCGCGGCGCTGGTCGAGCCGACGGTGACGGTCCTGGCCGGCTTCGACCGGGCCCACGTCACGCCCGGTGACCGGGTGCTGGTGCTCGGCACCGGCACGATCGGGCTGCTGGCGGTGCAGCTCGCCGCGCGTACCGCCGGGGTGGTGGACGTGGTGGGCGTGGCCGACGGCGGCCTGGAGCTGGCCCGGGCGTACGGCGCACGACGCGCCTTCCGGCCCGGGGAGGCGCCGTCGGGCGGCTACGACGTGGTGGTCGAGGCGTCCGGCGCGGCCCCGGCGTTCGCCGAGGCGCTGCGGTTGGCCGACATCGGCGGCCGGGTCTGCGCCATCGGGGTGCCGGCCGCGCCGGTCGACCGGGTGGACGCCGCCGACCTGGTGCTGCGCGGCATCAGCGTGCACGGCATCCGGCACGGCCTGGACCACTACGAGCGGGCGCTGGCCCTGTTCGCCGGTGGCGTGCTGACCGCGGCCGGCATGATCACCGACCCGTTCCCGTTGGCCGACGTGGCCAGGGCGTTCGCCGAGCTGGAGAACGCCGATCGTAGATATCCCAAAGTAGCTCTGCACGTGGGGGAGTAGACATGTTCCGTTCCATCGCCGTCGTCACCGGCGCCAGCTCGGGCATCGGCGCGGAGATCGCCAAAGCGCTCGGCGCGGCCGGCCACGACGTCCTGCTGGGTTACGGCGTGAACGCCGTCGCCGCGAAGGGGCTCGCCGACCGGATCGCCGCCGAACACGGGGTGCGTACCGGACTGGTGGGCCTGGACCTGACCGAGCCGGAGCTGGCCGCCGAACAGTTCGCCGCGGCCGTCGACACCTTCGGCGGGATCGACGTGCTGGTCAACAACGCCGGGGTGAACCGGCGGGCCGAGGCGGTCGACGAGACGGTCGAGGACTGGCGGCGGGTGTTGGAGGTCAACCTCACCAGCCCGTTCGTGCTGGCGAAGCTGGCCGCCCAGCGGATGCTCGCGCAGGGCCGCGGCGGCCGGATCATCAACGTCACCAGTTGTCACGAGCACTACCCGATCAGCGGCGGGTCGACGTACTGCGTGAGCAAGGCCGGGCTCGGCATGCTCACCAAGGTGATGGCGCTGGAGCTCGCCGGCGCCGGCATCACGGTCAACGCGGTGGCCCCCGGCGAGACGGCCACCCCGATGAACGGCGTCCCCGACGGCGTGGACGCCGCCGACATCCACCGGCCCGCCATCCCGGCCGGCCGACCGGGCCGCCCGGCCGAGGTCGCGGCGCTGGTCGCGCACCTCGCGTCCCCGGCGGCCGGCTACACCACCGGAAGCTCCGTGATCATCGACGGTGGGCTCGGGCTCACCGCCGCCGAGGCCAACGCCCAGCGGGCGGGCCAGTTCTGAGGAGGAGCAGCGATGCCTGGTATCCCCACCGCCCGCAACGTCGACCACCTCGCCTACACGGTCCCCGACCTCGACCAGGCCGACAAGTTCTTCACCGAGGTCCTCGGCGCGCAGGTGCTGTACCGGCTGGGCCCGGTCCAGGAGCCGGACAGCGACTGGATGGCCGTGCAGCTCGACGTGCACCCCCGGGCCAGCGCCCAGATCAGTCTGCTCCGGCTGGGTGAGGTGACCAACCTGGAGCTGTTCGAGTACACCGCGCCGGACCAACGGACCGTGCCGCCGGCGAGCACCGACGTCGGCGGGTACCACATCGTCTTCGACGTGGCCTCCCTGGACGACGCGGCGGACCACCTCGCCCGGCACGGCGTCGCCGCCAGCCGCCGCGGGGACTCGCTCTTCTTCGCCTCGCCCTGGGGCATGGCGTTCGAGGCGCGGCTCGCCCCGGAGATCGACGGCCTGTTCCGGCCCGGCGGCTCGTGGAACGTCAGCCAGGTCCGGTACACCGTCGCCGACCTCGACGCCAGCGTCGGCTACTTCACCGGGCACCTCGGGGCCCGGCTGCTGCGGCGGGACCCGGACGCGGCGCTGCTGCGGCTCGGCCCGGTGACGAACCTGGAGCTGCGGCAGTGCGCGCCGGGGGCGCGCACGCGGCGACCGCGCAACAGCGACGCCGGCGGGCACCACCTGGCGTTCCACGCCGAGGACGTGGACGCGGCGGCCGCGTACCTGCGGGGTCTGCCCGGCTTCCGGGTGCTCGGCGACGTGCAGCTCATCGCCGACGGCGGCCCGATCCACGGCGACCGCTGGTTCTACTTCACCGCCCCCGACGGCTTCCAACTGGAGGTGCTGAACATGCCGCCGGGCATGCCGTACGAGCAGTTCACCAGCGCGCGCCGGTTCGGCCCCGCCCCGGAGTGGACGACCGACTGATGCGCTGGACGGACCTCTACCTCAACGCCGCCTCGGTGGTCGTCGAGCGGCAGGTCACCGTCGCCGAGGCGGTGGCGGCCGGCTGGTACGACGCGGCGGAGGCCGACCGGACCCGGCAACGGGCCGTCGCGGTGGCCGACTCGTCCGGCCCGGACCTCGGGGTGGCCGCCGGCCGGGCCGCGCTGCGGGCCAGCGGCCTCCCGCCGGCCGACGTGGGTCTGGTGATCCACGCGAGCTGCTACTTCCAGGGCGTGGAGTTCTGGAACGCCGGCGCGTACGTGCAGCACCACGTGCTCGGTCACGGCGACGCCACCGCGTTCGAGCTGCGCCAGATGTCCAACGGCGGCATGTGCGCCCTGGACGTGGCGGCCGGGCAGCTCGCCGCGCGGCCCACCCTGGGCGCGGCGCTGCTGACCACCGGGGACCGCTTCTGCGAGCCGGGTTTCCCGCGCTGGCGTACCGACCGGGGGTTGGTGTTCGGTGACGCCGGCACCGCCGTGGTGCTCAGCCGCCGGCCCGGGCCCCTGCGGCTGGTGGCCACCGCGTCGTACGCCGCGCCGGAGCTGGAGGGGCTGCACCGCGCGCCGTTCGCCGCCGGGTTCCACCAGGCCGGTCCGGTGGACCTGCTGGACCGCAAGCGGCGGTTCCTGGAGACCATGCCGGTCAACGAGGTGACGGCCCGCAACGAGGCGGGCATGCTCACCGCGATCAAGCGGTGCCTGGAGGACGCCGAGGCCAGCATCGACGACATGGCGACGGTGGTGGCGCCGTTCTTCGGCGCGGACCTCAGCGCCAAGCAGTGTCTGCGTCCCATCGGTCTGCGCGCGGAGCAGACCCTGCTGGAGTGGGGACTGGACATCGGCCACCTTGGCTCCGGCGACCAGTTCGCCGGGCTCGCCCACCTGCTCGACTCCGACGCCCTCACCGCGGGCCGACGCGTCCTGCTGGTCGGCGTCGGGGCCGGATTCACCTGGACGTGCGCGGTAGTGGAGAAGGAGTGACGTGACTTCCAACTGGGGGGGACGACTGTCCCGTCGGGGTCTGATCGGCGGGATGGCGGCAGTGGGCGCGGCGGCGGCGGTGCCGTCCGCGCCGGTCACGGCGGCGCCGGCGGCGTCGCCCGGAGCGACGGCGGCGGCTTCGACCGAGCCGACCGCGGTGGTGGTCGGACCGGACGACCACCGGTACGGCGACCTGGTGCGGGGCACCAACGCCCGGTGGGTGGGGCAGCCCGAGCGTGTGGTGCTGGCCCGCACGACCGCCCAGGTCGTGGCGGCGGTGCAGGCCGCCGTCGACGCCGGCAAGCGGATCTCGGTGCGCAGCGGCGGTCACTGCTACGAGGGGTTCGTGTCGAACCCCGAGGTCAAGGTGATCGTCGACCTGTCGGAGATGAACCGGGTGGACTACGACCCCGGGCGGCGCGCGTTCGTGATCGAGCCGGGCGCGATGCTGTCCGAGGTGTACGAGCGGCTCTACAAGTTCTGGGGCGTGACGATCCCCGGCGGGTCCTGCCCGTCGGTGGGGGCGGGCGGCCACATCGTCGGCGGCGGCTACGGGGCGCTGTCCCGGCTGTTCGGGCTGACCGTCGACCACCTGTACGGCGTCGAGGTCGTCACGGTCGACCGCGCCGGGACCGCCCGGGCGGTGGTCGCGACGCGGGAGCCGGGCGACCCGAACCGGGAGCTGTGGTGGGCGCACACCGGTGGGGGCGGCGGCAACTTCGGCATCGTGACGCGGTACTGGCTGCGTTCGCCGAACGCGACCGGCAGCGACCCGGCCGGTCTGCTGCCCCGTCCGCCGGCCGAGGTGGTCCTGGTGAACGCCTCGTGGTCCTGGTCGTCGTTGACCGAGGAGACGTTCGCCCGGCTGGTGACGAACTTCGGCCGCTGGCACGAGCGCAACTCCGCGCCCGGCTCGCCGGCCACCAGGCTGTTCAGCCAGCTCAAGCTGTTCCACCGCAGCGGGGGCAACGTGGTGCTGGTCGCCCAGGTCGACGCGGGCGCGGCGAGCCTGCTCTCGCCGTTCCTCGCCGAGATCGACGCCGGGGTGGGCGGGATGACCGTCACCGAGCGCCGCCAGGTGAACTGGCTGCACGCCACCGGCTGGCCGGGCTTCGCCGGCATCGACCCGACGCTGCGGTTCAAGGACAAGTCGGCCTACCTGCGCCGGTCGTTCACGCCGACGCAGGTCGCGGCGATCCACCGGCACCTGACCGACGGGTACCGCAACGGGGCGGCGTTGCTGCTGCTGGCCGGCTACGGCGGGCAGGTCAACGCGGTGGCGTCCGACGCCACGGCCGTGCCCCAGCGGGATTCGATCCTGAAGGCGCAGTACCTCAACTTCTGGAGCGACCCGGCGGAGGACGAGCAGCACCTGAGCTGGGTGCGGGACTTCTACCGGGACGTCTACGCCGAGACCGGCGGGGTGCCGGCGCCGAACCAGGTCAACGACGGCTGCTTCGTCAACTACGCGGACGTGGACCTCGGCGACCGTACGCTGAACCGCTCCGGGACGCCCTGGCACGCCCTGTACTACAAGGGTGGCTACCCCCGGTTGCAGCGGGCCAAGGCGCGTTGGGACCCGACGAACGTGTTCCGGCACGCCCAGTCGATCCAGTTGCCCTGAGCCCCGGGACTCTTCATCGACGGATGTCATTGACGAGAACAGTTAAGACTCCTTAGGATTTGCCTGCCTCGAGGAGTTCCTGCTCTCACCCGTACCCGACCGGCGGCCGGCGACCCCGGCGGCCGGTCGGGTGCGGGGCGCCGTGCTCCGTCCACGGGAAGGTCCTCGATGTCCTCACCACGCCCCCGCCGCTCGGCCCTGGCCGCCGGCCTGCTCGCGCTGACCACCGTCGGCGCGACCCTCGCCCTGCCCCCGGCCGCCGCCGAGGCCGTCGTCCTGCCGAACAACTTCAAGAGCGTCGGCTACCTGCCGTCCTGGACCGGCAGCGTCAACGCCGTGCAGTACGGCAGGCTCACCCACGTCAACTACGCGTTCGTGCTGCCCAACAGCAACGGCAGCCTGCGCGCGGTGGAGAACCCCGGCAAGCTCTCCTCGCTGGTCTCCCTCGCCCACGCCAACAACGTCAAGGTGTCCATCGCCATCGGCGGCTGGAACAACGGCGACGACTCGGCCTTCGAGGCGCTGGCCGCCAACTCCGGCAGCCGCGGCGCGTTCGTCACCAACGTGGTCAACTTCGTCGCCCAGTACAACCTCGACGGCGTCGACATGGACTGGGAGTACCCCGACCCCGGGGCGTCGGCCACCAACTTCAGCCTGCTCATGCAACAGTTGAGCAGCGCCCTGCGCAGCCGGGGCAAGCTGCTCACCGCCGCCGT
The sequence above is a segment of the Micromonospora sp. WMMD882 genome. Coding sequences within it:
- a CDS encoding MFS transporter — protein: MPLPLFALMLCVFSVGTAESVIAGILPQIAGDLGVSVPAVGLLVSGYALTVVVGGPLVTLLTGRIPRKSLVLGLIAVFVAGNLIAAVADDYAVLLAGRVVSALAHCTMFAVCIVIANGLVGAGRQGSAVARVALGLNLATVVGVPIGTVLGQEFGWRSTFWAVLLMSVVSALLVFGFVPAVPGPSSAGAVGELAVLRDRRVWSAVTMTVFASAGAFAAYTFIAPLLTEVGGFGPVALTTLLFVFGGGSIVGNLVGGRLVDRAVLPALVSTVAALTLSLLFLAVVAPVRPLAAVAVLLFGASYFSIIPALQARIMTAAGARAPTLALAVNISAFNIGIGGGAWLGGRVIDAGLGYRAVVLVGAAAVVVSVLVAIRELIVARARDTSTVSREHQLV
- a CDS encoding sedoheptulose 7-phosphate cyclase; protein product: MSINLADRGVVRSENGLYVYSEQVDSWVVRTQKPVSYEIRFVDDVLDPRHRDLIDFGGRTEGRQRRFVVVDSKVDLLHGDRIREYFDQHGAECALSVVPADETVKDFETAARIVREIDAFGINRRTEPIIVFGGGVLMDIVGLVGSLYRRGTPFVRVPTTLIGLVDAGVGAKTGVNFNGHKNRLGTYFPADLTLLDRSFLGTVDRRHIGNGLAEILKIALIKDVRLFELLEEHGADLLANKFQGVNRAGDIVLRRAIHGMLEELQPNLWEATLERCVDYGHTFSPTVEMHALPALLHGEAVCVDMALTTVMATRRGLMTEAERDRVFEVMRRLELPSWDPRLCPDLLMKALQDTVRHRDGMQRLPLPVGIGGVTFVNDVTAEEIAAAVEAQRAIGVARHV
- a CDS encoding cupin domain-containing protein — encoded protein: MSDQIVVTDVEGVTDIFGVHGATGMSHWKCLASRRHLRGDWEAVELARVPPGGLSGEHRHTRTEEIYYVVAGEGEMSLDGVGHRVAAGSVVLTGLGTIHGLRNTGATDLDWITVEVRVPHPVSPLEEKVNAHIHDLRAAGELDTTAFFTGPLRRVAVRTMAADTELPLHAVGVEHAIFVLAGSGKAETVELRPGVAVTLPLGTGAQVSAGPDGLEFFHVELTVPRSRSQR
- a CDS encoding alcohol dehydrogenase catalytic domain-containing protein; translated protein: MIVNHHDVPGRVGDSETWRCLARRGMLHSETESFDQLRLGPGTELVHDPADAVEELLYVVSGSGRADDRALAPGAVVLAPHDRRVVLTAAPDDGLELLVVRTMPAEVSGALPARVPQLPDWPVGTMRAAAILGRHEVSVVDAPIPATRPGQVLVAPLVVGLCGTDLELLHGTATYVRDGRTTLPHVFGHEWVGRVVAVADGANPRIKLGDRVVGHTMLPCGRCRSCQRGVRNGCASLREVGLYGQQGAAAEYVSMPAHELTLVPHEVDDRAAALVEPTVTVLAGFDRAHVTPGDRVLVLGTGTIGLLAVQLAARTAGVVDVVGVADGGLELARAYGARRAFRPGEAPSGGYDVVVEASGAAPAFAEALRLADIGGRVCAIGVPAAPVDRVDAADLVLRGISVHGIRHGLDHYERALALFAGGVLTAAGMITDPFPLADVARAFAELENADRRYPKVALHVGE
- a CDS encoding SDR family oxidoreductase, whose translation is MFRSIAVVTGASSGIGAEIAKALGAAGHDVLLGYGVNAVAAKGLADRIAAEHGVRTGLVGLDLTEPELAAEQFAAAVDTFGGIDVLVNNAGVNRRAEAVDETVEDWRRVLEVNLTSPFVLAKLAAQRMLAQGRGGRIINVTSCHEHYPISGGSTYCVSKAGLGMLTKVMALELAGAGITVNAVAPGETATPMNGVPDGVDAADIHRPAIPAGRPGRPAEVAALVAHLASPAAGYTTGSSVIIDGGLGLTAAEANAQRAGQF
- a CDS encoding VOC family protein, which produces MPGIPTARNVDHLAYTVPDLDQADKFFTEVLGAQVLYRLGPVQEPDSDWMAVQLDVHPRASAQISLLRLGEVTNLELFEYTAPDQRTVPPASTDVGGYHIVFDVASLDDAADHLARHGVAASRRGDSLFFASPWGMAFEARLAPEIDGLFRPGGSWNVSQVRYTVADLDASVGYFTGHLGARLLRRDPDAALLRLGPVTNLELRQCAPGARTRRPRNSDAGGHHLAFHAEDVDAAAAYLRGLPGFRVLGDVQLIADGGPIHGDRWFYFTAPDGFQLEVLNMPPGMPYEQFTSARRFGPAPEWTTD
- a CDS encoding ketoacyl-ACP synthase III family protein, with translation MRWTDLYLNAASVVVERQVTVAEAVAAGWYDAAEADRTRQRAVAVADSSGPDLGVAAGRAALRASGLPPADVGLVIHASCYFQGVEFWNAGAYVQHHVLGHGDATAFELRQMSNGGMCALDVAAGQLAARPTLGAALLTTGDRFCEPGFPRWRTDRGLVFGDAGTAVVLSRRPGPLRLVATASYAAPELEGLHRAPFAAGFHQAGPVDLLDRKRRFLETMPVNEVTARNEAGMLTAIKRCLEDAEASIDDMATVVAPFFGADLSAKQCLRPIGLRAEQTLLEWGLDIGHLGSGDQFAGLAHLLDSDALTAGRRVLLVGVGAGFTWTCAVVEKE
- a CDS encoding FAD-binding protein; amino-acid sequence: MTSNWGGRLSRRGLIGGMAAVGAAAAVPSAPVTAAPAASPGATAAASTEPTAVVVGPDDHRYGDLVRGTNARWVGQPERVVLARTTAQVVAAVQAAVDAGKRISVRSGGHCYEGFVSNPEVKVIVDLSEMNRVDYDPGRRAFVIEPGAMLSEVYERLYKFWGVTIPGGSCPSVGAGGHIVGGGYGALSRLFGLTVDHLYGVEVVTVDRAGTARAVVATREPGDPNRELWWAHTGGGGGNFGIVTRYWLRSPNATGSDPAGLLPRPPAEVVLVNASWSWSSLTEETFARLVTNFGRWHERNSAPGSPATRLFSQLKLFHRSGGNVVLVAQVDAGAASLLSPFLAEIDAGVGGMTVTERRQVNWLHATGWPGFAGIDPTLRFKDKSAYLRRSFTPTQVAAIHRHLTDGYRNGAALLLLAGYGGQVNAVASDATAVPQRDSILKAQYLNFWSDPAEDEQHLSWVRDFYRDVYAETGGVPAPNQVNDGCFVNYADVDLGDRTLNRSGTPWHALYYKGGYPRLQRAKARWDPTNVFRHAQSIQLP